A DNA window from Arachis hypogaea cultivar Tifrunner chromosome 18, arahy.Tifrunner.gnm2.J5K5, whole genome shotgun sequence contains the following coding sequences:
- the LOC112772778 gene encoding uncharacterized protein, with protein sequence MVQKKVLKKVGIKGDHINKPEKRFTNMKLSSSASLSSQNQDGKSKGTDMKKKIKKPIRSINLSDIEALQSPSRRFTSQPGKTPPPSLHVPRTTTPAASPQKQNTPLRTFDGNSPNYMKPTSSSHAKKELFPVSLKNTATQTSTNNSKSLQKKFSSDSKKVASSVSSKKSAKNFTRSSSLSLVRSLTKTTSFKASSRTCPKKSTARPTCSSTLKDSKFPAYLMLNPGGSESEGTSMAKVCPYTYCSLNGHRHADLPPLKNFVTAKRRLLKKQKSNMLDALSPRKSNMKVPCDTRSGSKIGTDGFIEIYAKEKEAESIELQKFDLIVENEDPKDCVPKGIVPNERNPEDDSDEGNDQTMWSHEEISMGSYFSDDSYDGELKKDVEMEESNSDSGANGMEWEEKLLCGFGQEDDADSSVFSDGENDSKVESLSQSSQEVSVTWLDDILSSYCDDIFSEKTMQIPEANAKESELKKEQQGKSSVPKLANGAVEIQENGYSSCELDCDESLLTEYSKMGEDKGNDNENENSHCQIKMFDMAEGGAMVIQEKDFLEKDQRKANKFVRNIMNGGEEQDTSKNWKIMIKRRKGAEDEVEARNFDSREPNFLPLVPVQEPEKVDLRHQMMDERKNAEEWMLDSALRQVVTKLAPARKKKVALLVEAFEMVMPIPKCEESHMRSSSSAFDPHSGHIQACR encoded by the exons ATGGTTCAAAAGAAGGTACTAAAGAAGGTTGGTATCAAAGGTGATCATATTAATAAACCAGAGAAGCGCTTCACAAACATGAAgctttcttcttctgcttctttgtCTTCTCAGAACCAAGATGGAAAAAGCAAAGGTACCGACATGAAGAAGAAAATTAAGAAACCAATAAGGTCAATCAATCTTTCTGATATTGAGGCTCTTCAATCACCTTCTAGAAGATTCACATCCCAGCCGGGAAAGACACCGCCACCATCTCTTCATGTTCCAAGAACTACTACACCAGCAGCTTCCCCACAAAAGCAGAATACTCCG CTGAGAACATTCGATGGAAATTCTCCAAATTACATGAAGCCCACAAGCAGTTCACATGCGAAAAAGGAACTTTTCCCAGTGAGCCTAAAAAACACTGCTACTCAAACTAGTACTAATAATTCCAAGAGTCTTCAAAAGAAATTCTCAAGTGATTCAAAGAAAGTAGCTAGCTCTGTTTCCAGCAAAAAATCTGCAAAGAATTTCACAAGATCATCAAGTTTGAGTCTGGTGAGATCCCTAACAAAGACTACTAGTTTCAAAGCTTCTTCTAGAACTTGTCCGAAAAAATCGACAGCCAGACCCACTTGTTCTTCGACATTGAAGGACTCAAAGTTTCCGGCATACCTTATGCTTAATCCCGGGGGAAGCGAGTCGGAGGGAACTTCTATGGCCAAGGTTTGTCCGTACACTTATTGTTCTCTTAATGGTCACCGGCATGCAGACTTGCCTCCGCTCAAGAATTTCGTGACAGCAAAGCGGCGACTCCTGAAGAAGCAGAAGAGCAATATGCTTGATGCTTTGAGTCCTCGGAAATCAAATATGAAGGTGCCTTGTGATACAAGGAGTGGCTCTAAGATTGGCACGGATGGCTTTATTGAGATCTATGCTAAGGAAAAGGAAGCAGAGTCAATTGAATTGCAAAAATTCGATTTGATTGTGGAGAATGAGGATCCAAAGGATTGTGTTCCCAAGGGAATTGTTCCAAATGAGCGAAATCCAGAAGATGATTCGGATGAAGGGAACGATCAAACTATGTGGTCTCATGAAGAAATAAGCATGGGAAGCTATTTCAGCGATGATAGCTATGATGGAGAACTCAAAAAGGATGTTGAAATGGAAGAGTCTAATTCTGATTCTGGAGCTAATGGAATGGAATGGGAGGAGAAACTGCTTTGTGGATTTGGCCAAGAAGACGATGCTGATTCTTCGGTGTTTTCGGATGGCGAAAATGACTCAAAAGTTGAGTCTTTGTCTCAGAGTTCTCAGGAAGTTTCGGTTACATGGTTAGATGACATACTTAGCAGCTATTGTGATGACATTTTTTCTGAAAAAACAATGCAGATACCGGAAGCGAATGCAAAAGAAAGCGAATTGAAGAAAGAGCAACAAGGAAAGAGTTCTGTTCCGAAACTTGCGAATGGAGCTGTTGAAATTCAAGAAAATGGTTACTCATCATGTGAGTTGGATTGTGATGAATCTTTGTTAACAGAGTATTCCAAAATGGGAGAAGATAAAGggaatgataatgaaaatgaaaatagccATTGTCAAATTAAAATGTTTGATATGGCTGAAGGCGGAGCCATGGTTATTCAAGAAAAGGACTTTCTTGAGAAAGATCAACGCAAAGCGAATAAGTTTGTCCGGAACATAATGAACGGTGGTGAAGAGCAGGACACAAGCAAGAACTGGAAAATCATGATTAAGCGAAGAAAGGGAGCGGAAGATGAAGTTGAGGCTAGGAATTTCGACTCAAGAGAGCCGAATTTCCTGCCATTGGTTCCAGTACAAGAACCTGAGAAGGTTGATCTTAGGCACCAGATGATGGATGAGAGAAAGAATGCAGAGGAATGGATGCTGGACTCTGCGCTGAGACAAGTCGTAACGAAACTCGCTCCGGCTAGGAAAAAGAAAGTAGCACTGCTTGTTGAAGCCTTTGAAATGGTGATGCCAATTCCAAAATGTGAAGAGTCTCACATGAGAAGCAGTTCTTCAGCCTTCGATCCGCATTCAGGACATATTCAAGCTTGCAGATGA